DNA sequence from the Acanthopagrus latus isolate v.2019 chromosome 15, fAcaLat1.1, whole genome shotgun sequence genome:
TTAGCCATTCCCATTCTCCTCCTGCGTCTCTTGTCCTGTCATGTCGACTAATTAGCAGGGGAGCTCGGTAATTGGCCTCCTAGCTAATTGGCCTGCTGGCTGCCAGACCCAACAAAAGCGAAGCAGGCCGGGACACAGTGGGGACTGTCCCCCCTTCCACTGTCTAAAGACTCTCATcaactccctctctccccctctcaggGCTGACTGCTTTTGTGCAAGAGGCTGCTTAAGtagtcgcacacacacatgcgcacacacacacacacacacacacacacacacacacacacacacacacacacacacacacacacacacacacacacacacacctattccTCTCCATGTAGTtcccactcactctctcacagcTCACTATTGGCCCATTTGTCTATTCTCTCActcacatttaacttttttttttcttttgtgaatcAGATCTCTCAGAAACCCCACTGTAGTGATTTTCCTTCTTTTACCCCCTCATCTTgagttcattttcttcatttacacTCGCTGGCCAACTTGTGAGCTGCATGTATGACAGCTTTGAAATCCACTCAGTTGTgagattgattgattgtctgCTGATGGATGTCTGCTgataaaggtgtgtgtgtgtgtgtgtgtgtgtctgtatgcaggcatgcgtgtgcgcgtgtgtcgCCTTTTCAGGTAAGACGTGTTTAACATAACAGTCCATTAATCTTAACTGAGGGAGCGATCTGGCCTCCGGAGTCTCTCagtctcctgtctgtctctctcagcctgtctctgtccctccctgAGGCGCATGCAGATGGCAGGGAGCCGTCCTCCACCGTCCACTTACTGGAGAACTTTCCCCCCTTAGCCTCTTCCTGCTCTTGTCTCCCTCGCCGACCTCCTCTGGATATTCTCTCAATTAAACTTTCGTCTGTCATTATCGCAGTGCGAGGGAACCTTTTGAGGCTGACAGGCTCTCACTCTGCAGGCTCTTGAACGCTCATTCGTCTTGGTAAACGTTACTGGATGAGATCGTTatattttactctttttttttatcctttcttttctttttcttttttttgtacttgggtccacacatcacatttcacagtgtagcagtgatgtcatctttttgactgattattatttcagtttttaaccTTGATGACCAAAACAAGTCATAGCATGCTTTTTATGCAcgaaaatgtagattttttaaaattattatcaaCTCAACTTCATTTAGGATGACGTTACCTTGCTTGCCAcatgacattttgacttttgaaaaGAACACTGACAGTAGAGGTTGTGCAAATTTTTTAtgctaaaatatgaaaaaaaaaacaaaaacacattttacctattgcaaaaaatgtaattcaaactTTTGATTAGTGAGTTCTTCAGTAACCACACTCATAATTAAGTCAGTTACACTATTGTGGACTTTTAACTTATATGAGTGCATTGATGCTTGAATGAGTTGGTGTGTTGGGGTGAGTGCACACAGCTGCCCTACCTGGTGGCTGGGTCGCCTGGTTCCCAGTGAACTGCATGGGAATGCAGAGGTCGTTATCAATTGGAAACTTATCGCAGGTCAGCATCTCCGGCCAGGGGAAGCCATAGGTCTCCATCACCGGAGCACAGCTGTCCCTCACAGCCTCACACAGCGAGCGGCAGGGATAGATGGGCCGGTCCAGGCACACCGGTGCAAACAGCGAGCACAGGAAGACCTGGGTATCGGCGTGGCACCGTTTGGCCAGGAGGGGCACCCAGCTGCCCGCCTGCTGCTTCACCTCTGGCATGGTCTCGTGGTCCAGGAGGTTGGGCAGCCTCATCTTCTTGTAGCCCACATTGTGGCACAGGCGCAGGTCAGCTGGTATGTCCACACACTGGGGCTGCTTGGTGTAGAAGCGGCCATTGTGGAAGTTGTCCGACTGCCAGCTGTAGTAGTCGTACTCATCTGCGGCCGAGAcggtgaagaggaggaggaggagggagaagagcgACAGGCCCAGTGCCAAGCTGAAGGAGCCCTGGGTTAATGCCCACCTGGGGCTCTTTTGTCCGTGTGCCATGCCTCTCTGAGCCCGAACCAACAATTCAAAAAGGTTGTATCCAAAGTCTCCAAAGTAACTCAGTGAGGACAAAATGCCGAGAGAAGAGAGGAACAAGTGGGGCAGGCGTACAAGCTGTAATCCCTTTCTGTGTCCTGAGTATGGACGCGGTGGATTGGAAACAAAAGTGTTT
Encoded proteins:
- the sfrp5 gene encoding secreted frizzled-related protein 5; translated protein: MAHGQKSPRWALTQGSFSLALGLSLFSLLLLLFTVSAADEYDYYSWQSDNFHNGRFYTKQPQCVDIPADLRLCHNVGYKKMRLPNLLDHETMPEVKQQAGSWVPLLAKRCHADTQVFLCSLFAPVCLDRPIYPCRSLCEAVRDSCAPVMETYGFPWPEMLTCDKFPIDNDLCIPMQFTGNQATQPPVSKVCPPCDNELKADNIMEHYCASDFALKMKIKEVKKEKGDRKLIAAQKKKKVLKQGVLRKKDLKKLTLYIKNGANCPCSQLDSLGSSFLIMGRKVDQQLLLMSIHKWDKKSKELKFAIKYMKSHQCPTYHTVFQ